Proteins from a genomic interval of Bacteroidota bacterium:
- the tnpA gene encoding IS200/IS605 family transposase, whose translation MPNTYSQIFIQIVFAVSKRQNLIHEQRRDELQKIITGIVQKRNQKMLAIHCMPDHTHILVGMNSDISVSDLTRDIKAGSSKHMNDYKWFPGKFSWQQGFGAFSYSKRQIKDVVNYILNQETHHHKQTFKEEYLVFLQKFEIEYDEKYLFEWID comes from the coding sequence ATGCCAAACACGTATTCACAAATATTTATTCAAATCGTTTTTGCGGTGAGCAAACGACAAAATCTTATTCATGAGCAGCGTCGTGATGAATTACAGAAAATTATCACGGGTATTGTTCAAAAACGCAATCAAAAAATGCTTGCCATTCATTGCATGCCCGACCACACGCATATTCTGGTCGGAATGAATTCGGACATTAGTGTATCTGATTTAACACGTGACATCAAAGCAGGCTCATCGAAGCATATGAACGATTATAAATGGTTTCCTGGTAAATTCAGCTGGCAACAAGGATTTGGGGCATTCTCTTATTCAAAGCGTCAGATAAAAGATGTTGTTAATTATATTCTGAATCAGGAAACTCATCATCATAAACAGACTTTTAAAGAAGAATATCTGGTATTTCTGCAGAAATTTGAAATTGAATATGATGAAAAATA